One genomic region from Verrucomicrobiota bacterium encodes:
- the moaC gene encoding cyclic pyranopterin monophosphate synthase MoaC — translation MSDFTHINESNQPSMVDISGKSANRRTAVAQSIVQLTDNIWAQLHEGEIQSKKGPVFQTAILAGIMAAKKTSDLIPLCHPLPLDNCKIDIEPLENQRVKILCSASTDHKTGVEMEALTGASVAALTLYDMCKALSHDIRIVDTRLISKTGGKHDFSSDSSV, via the coding sequence ATGTCTGATTTTACTCATATCAATGAATCCAACCAGCCTTCAATGGTGGATATTTCAGGTAAATCGGCCAATCGCCGAACCGCAGTTGCTCAATCGATTGTTCAATTAACGGATAACATTTGGGCTCAATTGCATGAAGGGGAGATTCAGAGTAAAAAGGGTCCAGTGTTCCAAACGGCTATTTTAGCTGGGATAATGGCGGCCAAAAAGACCAGTGATCTTATTCCACTTTGCCATCCTTTACCGCTCGATAATTGCAAGATTGATATCGAGCCGCTTGAAAATCAAAGGGTTAAAATTCTTTGTTCGGCATCGACCGATCACAAAACGGGGGTGGAGATGGAAGCACTAACTGGAGCTTCAGTTGCTGCGCTAACTTTATACGATATGTGTAAAGCGCTGTCACATGACATTCGGATAGTGGATACTCGGTTGATTTCGAAAACGGGTGGGAAACACGATTTCTCCAGCGACTCGTCGGTATGA
- the moaD gene encoding molybdopterin converting factor subunit 1, with translation MTIQLYYFAILQDQRGLQEEKLEIETQTVAALYAKLKAKYGFTLEKGALRVSINQAFVTWETELQDGDEVVFIPPVSGG, from the coding sequence ATGACTATCCAACTGTATTACTTTGCAATTTTGCAGGACCAACGTGGGTTGCAGGAGGAAAAGCTCGAAATTGAAACCCAAACGGTTGCCGCGTTATACGCTAAACTGAAAGCCAAATACGGGTTCACCCTGGAGAAAGGCGCTTTGCGTGTTTCAATTAACCAAGCGTTTGTTACTTGGGAAACCGAACTTCAGGACGGTGACGAAGTAGTTTTTATCCCTCCCGTTTCGGGCGGCTGA